In Bacillus sp. BGMRC 2118, a genomic segment contains:
- a CDS encoding RNA polymerase sigma factor, with protein MSMKEDLVTISKEMEQINHSFNSIIQPYRSTLWNYCRKLTGSPWDAEDLLQETLLKAFSSLTRVKQAMNPKSYLFRIATNTWMDSFRKSKVETEEFISEELYEGQTVHFNDVYEAIETLVLFLPPKQTAVLLLVDIYKFTSSETAEIIGSTEGAVYSLLNRARNNMKKLHNHNVEDNRKDSTLSNEQSQVITQYMDSFIKGDFQKIGTLLAEYATNEVVGRGMDIGKVQIRKNSMGDWASGGSKQGLTSKFITLWNQHAIIYTKETEEGSVLWDITTVEIEDGYIAKHKSYYFCKEFLSLAAKELQIKLDEEKELFGYQW; from the coding sequence ATGAGTATGAAAGAAGATTTAGTAACGATTAGTAAAGAAATGGAGCAGATCAATCATTCCTTTAATTCGATTATTCAACCGTATCGAAGTACCCTTTGGAATTATTGTAGAAAGTTGACCGGTTCACCTTGGGATGCAGAAGACTTGTTACAGGAGACATTATTAAAGGCATTCTCGTCTCTCACTAGAGTGAAGCAGGCGATGAACCCGAAAAGTTATTTGTTTCGTATTGCTACAAACACCTGGATGGATAGCTTTAGAAAAAGTAAAGTTGAGACAGAAGAGTTTATATCAGAAGAACTCTATGAGGGACAAACCGTTCATTTTAATGATGTTTATGAAGCCATTGAGACACTCGTACTCTTTCTTCCGCCCAAACAAACGGCTGTCCTATTATTAGTTGATATTTATAAGTTTACTTCAAGTGAAACTGCAGAAATTATCGGTTCCACAGAGGGAGCTGTGTACTCATTGTTGAATAGAGCTAGAAATAATATGAAAAAATTACATAACCATAACGTCGAAGACAATCGAAAAGACTCTACATTATCAAATGAACAAAGCCAAGTCATTACACAGTATATGGATTCGTTTATTAAAGGAGATTTTCAGAAAATAGGTACATTGTTAGCAGAATATGCAACGAATGAAGTTGTCGGCAGAGGAATGGATATTGGAAAAGTTCAGATACGCAAGAACTCAATGGGTGACTGGGCTAGTGGTGGTTCAAAACAAGGATTAACATCCAAATTTATCACTCTTTGGAATCAGCATGCCATTATTTATACGAAGGAAACAGAAGAAGGATCTGTACTTTGGGATATAACAACAGTTGAAATTGAAGATGGCTACATTGCCAAACACAAAAGCTATTATTTTTGCAAAGAATTCCTTTCTTTAGCAGCAAAGGAACTCCAAATCAAATTAGATGAGGAGAAAGAATTATTTGGATATCAATGGTAA
- a CDS encoding VOC family protein has translation MNPKIHSSLKVLLVSNLEESMKFYKDIVGCEVTEWWAIRDGFTGLGMKLIQAESKDDVHPNGLERKNNNPIPDIYCYVENWVALDELYEEFKSKGAKVVIEPWIDNEGGPWKEFAIVDPDEYCIAFGGTNGK, from the coding sequence ATGAATCCGAAAATACATAGTTCATTAAAGGTATTGTTAGTATCAAATTTAGAAGAATCTATGAAATTTTATAAAGATATAGTAGGGTGTGAAGTTACAGAGTGGTGGGCAATCCGTGATGGGTTTACGGGTTTAGGAATGAAATTAATTCAAGCAGAATCGAAAGACGACGTTCATCCCAATGGACTAGAAAGAAAGAATAACAATCCTATCCCAGATATTTATTGTTATGTAGAAAATTGGGTTGCACTTGATGAACTGTATGAAGAATTTAAAAGTAAAGGTGCAAAAGTAGTGATTGAACCTTGGATTGACAATGAAGGCGGACCTTGGAAAGAGTTTGCGATTGTAGATCCAGACGAATATTGCATCGCATTTGGTGGTACAAATGGAAAGTAA
- a CDS encoding DUF3953 domain-containing protein, with product MLQIPRYVLSVIVIGISAYGLITKDFRLNHIMILLLGLTMLIMGLEEFKKKQTAKGWLFVAAFLFSLVVSIQGFLI from the coding sequence GTGTTACAAATTCCACGATATGTCTTATCCGTTATAGTCATTGGCATTTCTGCATATGGACTCATTACGAAAGACTTTCGGTTAAATCATATTATGATTTTATTATTGGGTTTAACGATGCTGATTATGGGGTTAGAAGAATTTAAAAAGAAACAAACGGCAAAAGGCTGGTTATTTGTTGCTGCTTTTTTATTTTCGTTAGTTGTATCCATACAGGGTTTTCTTATATAA
- a CDS encoding VOC family protein has product MGGTKMSIIEGIFETHLEVKNLKESMKFYEETLGLKLGLFEEGRRRGFYTMGDDVLSMISIVERENPNLRHMAFRVHSNNLHNIIPFLVERGVKILPGWEGARTDEPIVYPWLGIASVFFNDIDGNRLEFAAVLPEGPRNDIQEVFLHLSDWRELHKNA; this is encoded by the coding sequence ATGGGAGGAACTAAAATGAGTATAATCGAAGGTATCTTTGAAACACATTTAGAAGTGAAAAATTTAAAAGAGTCAATGAAATTTTACGAGGAGACGCTTGGATTAAAATTAGGATTATTTGAAGAAGGAAGGAGAAGGGGATTTTATACGATGGGAGATGATGTCTTATCAATGATTTCAATAGTTGAACGAGAAAATCCAAATCTCCGTCATATGGCTTTTCGAGTACATAGTAACAATCTACATAACATCATTCCATTTCTTGTCGAAAGAGGTGTAAAGATACTTCCAGGCTGGGAAGGGGCAAGAACAGACGAACCAATCGTCTATCCTTGGCTAGGAATCGCCTCCGTATTTTTTAACGACATTGATGGAAATAGACTTGAATTTGCTGCCGTTTTGCCTGAAGGTCCACGTAATGATATCCAGGAAGTATTTCTTCATTTGAGTGATTGGAGGGAATTGCACAAGAATGCATGA
- a CDS encoding histidine phosphatase family protein, with protein sequence MQILLIRHGQSEADLLNVHEGSADYPLTQEGTYQAIRMADRVLKEFPPEYIWASTQKRATKTAQILADKIGCPIEFVKDLREHDNGHLAGKSKKEVPFPWGIQPHEKFGEIGESAMEFRLRGEQILSVIREKSKSHQRIAIVSHGGMISRLIESFLGLPSYYDILFKTDDTGIHLLEYTDKGRVIHFSNSSTHLDSVLASGSNKEVEPHVN encoded by the coding sequence TTGCAAATTCTATTAATTCGTCATGGTCAATCTGAAGCAGATTTACTTAATGTGCATGAAGGAAGTGCGGATTATCCGTTAACTCAGGAAGGGACTTATCAGGCTATAAGGATGGCAGATAGAGTATTGAAGGAGTTCCCTCCAGAATATATATGGGCTAGCACACAGAAACGCGCTACCAAAACAGCGCAAATTTTAGCTGACAAGATTGGATGCCCAATCGAATTCGTAAAAGATCTCCGTGAGCATGACAACGGTCACTTAGCTGGAAAATCCAAGAAGGAAGTCCCATTCCCATGGGGCATACAGCCCCATGAAAAGTTTGGGGAAATTGGGGAATCTGCGATGGAATTCCGTTTAAGAGGAGAACAAATCTTATCAGTCATTAGAGAAAAAAGCAAAAGTCATCAGCGAATAGCAATAGTCTCACACGGAGGGATGATTTCGAGACTTATCGAAAGTTTCTTAGGCTTACCAAGTTATTACGATATTCTATTTAAAACAGATGACACTGGAATTCATTTGTTAGAATATACAGATAAAGGAAGAGTCATACACTTTTCAAATAGTTCAACCCACTTGGATTCAGTACTAGCCAGTGGTTCCAATAAAGAAGTTGAGCCTCATGTAAACTAA
- a CDS encoding manganese catalase family protein, with protein sequence MFKRENKMLIDLPIPEHGDPNAAAAVQELLGGKFGEMSTLNNYMYQSFNFRQKDKLKPFYDLVASITAEEFGHVELVSNTINLLSRGNTFYTGNPDVTPLREGKDSRNTYHFIATAQTALAGDSMGRAWTGDNVFSSGNLVLDLLHNFFLEVGARTHKMRVYEMTEHETAREMIGYLLVRGGTHVLAYAKALEIATGVDVKKMVPIPNLSNRKFDHARKFEDQGIGNILYTWNDVGDYKDINQIWKGTNPESGDQLIVKAGSPKGAPIPNLDDLPEEFAPGIDRDDYARIAKRLMENM encoded by the coding sequence ATGTTTAAGCGAGAAAATAAAATGTTAATTGACCTCCCTATCCCAGAGCATGGTGATCCAAATGCAGCTGCAGCCGTTCAAGAGCTTTTAGGTGGTAAGTTTGGTGAAATGTCGACGTTAAATAATTATATGTATCAATCGTTTAATTTTCGTCAGAAGGATAAGTTGAAGCCCTTTTATGACCTTGTTGCCAGTATCACGGCTGAGGAATTTGGGCATGTTGAGCTTGTCTCCAATACGATTAACTTACTTTCTAGAGGAAACACTTTCTACACAGGAAACCCAGATGTCACCCCTCTTCGCGAAGGAAAAGATAGCCGAAATACGTATCACTTTATTGCCACAGCCCAAACCGCATTAGCTGGAGATTCAATGGGACGTGCCTGGACTGGTGACAATGTGTTCAGCAGTGGAAACCTCGTCTTAGATTTACTTCATAATTTTTTCTTAGAAGTTGGTGCACGAACGCATAAAATGAGAGTATATGAAATGACAGAGCACGAAACAGCGCGTGAGATGATTGGCTATTTATTAGTACGGGGCGGTACTCATGTACTTGCCTATGCCAAAGCATTAGAAATTGCAACAGGAGTAGATGTTAAGAAAATGGTTCCGATTCCGAATTTATCAAATCGTAAGTTTGACCATGCCCGTAAATTCGAAGACCAGGGAATCGGAAACATTCTATATACATGGAATGACGTAGGAGATTATAAAGATATTAACCAAATCTGGAAAGGAACCAACCCAGAAAGTGGAGATCAACTAATCGTAAAGGCAGGTTCACCAAAGGGTGCTCCAATACCAAACCTTGATGATTTACCCGAGGAATTCGCGCCAGGTATTGACCGGGATGATTACGCAAGAATTGCAAAGAGATTAATGGAGAATATGTAG
- a CDS encoding VOC family protein: MIKGLYEAHLPVSDLERSIEFYEKLGLKLYKRYEKVVFFWIEEGKSWIGLWEGSESNIPYHVSLRHIAFYVDLEDIKKAKTWLKERGIKVRDEFHKGTEEPVVVPSQAHAMIYFDDPDGNHLEFITRLPKEIDQTEKMYLSEWEKLYA; the protein is encoded by the coding sequence ATGATAAAAGGACTCTATGAAGCACACTTACCAGTTAGTGATCTAGAACGATCAATCGAGTTTTATGAAAAGTTAGGTTTAAAACTATATAAACGATATGAGAAAGTTGTTTTTTTCTGGATTGAAGAAGGAAAAAGTTGGATTGGTTTATGGGAGGGTTCAGAATCAAATATTCCGTATCACGTTTCATTGAGACATATTGCATTTTATGTTGACTTAGAGGATATAAAGAAAGCGAAAACGTGGTTAAAGGAACGAGGGATTAAAGTAAGGGATGAATTCCATAAAGGAACCGAGGAACCCGTAGTTGTCCCTAGTCAAGCTCACGCAATGATTTACTTTGACGACCCAGATGGGAACCATTTGGAGTTTATTACAAGATTACCAAAAGAAATTGACCAAACAGAAAAAATGTATCTAAGTGAATGGGAAAAATTGTACGCGTAA
- a CDS encoding sigma-70 family RNA polymerase sigma factor, with translation MDEQVGLFLHEKLKGVHTLLMKMGACKEDAEDIVQETAFQFVQYLDTLDDEYVDAWLYRVAINKYYDSIRKRKHKDHYIQTFRMDDLLDWKTPEEIVLEKELQQWVSYCLRKLPQKDAELLLLKFSGDLSLKDIAIIYKTTDKTIKTQLARAKKKMRTLMEEERKHG, from the coding sequence ATGGATGAGCAAGTAGGATTGTTTTTACATGAGAAGCTTAAAGGGGTACATACGTTATTAATGAAGATGGGGGCATGCAAGGAAGATGCAGAAGACATCGTCCAGGAAACTGCCTTTCAATTTGTTCAGTATCTCGACACGCTTGATGATGAGTATGTAGATGCCTGGCTGTACCGTGTGGCAATTAATAAATATTACGACAGCATTCGGAAACGGAAACACAAAGACCACTACATTCAAACGTTTAGAATGGACGATTTACTAGATTGGAAGACTCCAGAGGAAATCGTACTGGAAAAGGAGTTACAACAGTGGGTGTCATACTGTTTACGAAAGCTTCCACAAAAGGATGCGGAGCTGTTATTGCTCAAATTTAGTGGAGACTTGTCACTAAAGGATATTGCCATCATTTACAAAACAACAGATAAAACAATTAAGACACAGCTGGCTAGAGCAAAGAAAAAAATGAGAACGTTAATGGAAGAGGAGAGAAAACATGGATAA
- the tatC gene encoding twin-arginine translocase subunit TatC, with protein MQKVEMNFMGHLEELRKRLIITVVAFLLSFGASFLFVEDIYNYLIRNLENPLALLGPGDILWVYMILAGVAGIAFTIPVLGYQTWKFVKPALTLHEQKASLAFIPALFLLFVCGISFGYFVLFPLVLSFLQGLAGDDFQTFFTVDRYFKFMINLTLPFGFLFEMPAVVMFLTKLGIINPVRLMKARKLSYFGLIVVSILITPPDFVSDILVILPLLLLYEISISLSKFIYKKNLAQHGDGSLASF; from the coding sequence ATGCAGAAAGTAGAAATGAATTTTATGGGACACCTCGAAGAGTTACGGAAAAGGCTGATTATAACAGTTGTCGCCTTCCTCCTCTCCTTTGGTGCTTCCTTTCTATTCGTAGAAGATATATATAACTATTTAATCCGAAATCTAGAAAATCCATTAGCATTACTTGGTCCTGGTGATATTTTATGGGTGTACATGATACTCGCTGGTGTTGCTGGTATCGCGTTCACAATACCAGTACTCGGCTATCAAACTTGGAAATTTGTGAAACCTGCCTTAACATTACATGAGCAGAAAGCCTCGCTTGCTTTTATTCCAGCTCTGTTTCTATTATTTGTATGTGGAATTTCCTTTGGGTACTTTGTTCTCTTTCCACTTGTCCTCTCCTTTTTACAAGGATTGGCAGGTGACGACTTTCAAACATTCTTTACGGTTGACCGTTATTTTAAATTTATGATTAACCTAACTCTGCCTTTTGGCTTTCTATTCGAAATGCCTGCAGTTGTGATGTTTTTAACCAAACTTGGTATCATTAATCCTGTTCGATTGATGAAAGCACGAAAACTATCGTATTTTGGTTTAATTGTTGTATCAATCTTGATCACACCGCCTGACTTTGTTTCAGATATACTCGTAATACTGCCGTTACTACTTTTATATGAAATTAGTATTTCGTTATCGAAATTCATTTACAAAAAAAATCTTGCGCAGCACGGGGACGGTTCTCTTGCTTCTTTTTGA
- a CDS encoding SGNH/GDSL hydrolase family protein — protein sequence MKILCFGDSLTRGVSFVNGRLKIMKRNYPAVLLDLLSKTNKGMEEIQVINKGVFNDNSDLLMKRLDRDVIREKPDFVIIEIGGNDCDFAWASVAEKPYAEHEATVPLDRYIHNLEAIITKIRQEGITPILSTLPPLDPVRYYQRITKSFSSQVSEWICKVGGIEFWHSQYNSAVQKVAEDWDVLLIDVREAIKSTGDLKSLISEDGIHLTEKGYEVFATEVFQKIY from the coding sequence ATGAAAATTTTATGTTTCGGAGATAGCCTGACTAGAGGAGTTTCCTTTGTAAATGGTCGATTAAAGATAATGAAACGAAATTATCCTGCAGTGTTATTGGATTTATTAAGCAAGACGAATAAAGGCATGGAAGAGATTCAGGTAATCAATAAAGGAGTATTCAATGACAATTCCGATTTACTGATGAAAAGACTTGATCGTGATGTGATTCGTGAAAAGCCTGACTTTGTCATTATTGAAATAGGCGGGAACGATTGTGATTTTGCCTGGGCAAGTGTTGCGGAAAAGCCATATGCAGAACATGAAGCAACGGTTCCACTAGACCGATATATTCATAATCTTGAAGCGATTATTACGAAAATCCGACAAGAGGGAATTACACCAATTCTCTCGACATTGCCACCGCTAGATCCGGTTCGTTATTATCAGCGCATTACGAAAAGCTTTAGCTCACAAGTGAGTGAATGGATTTGTAAAGTGGGTGGAATCGAGTTCTGGCACAGTCAATACAATAGCGCTGTTCAAAAAGTTGCTGAAGACTGGGATGTGCTGCTTATTGACGTCCGTGAAGCAATTAAGAGTACAGGCGATTTAAAGAGCCTCATCAGTGAAGATGGCATACATTTAACGGAAAAAGGCTATGAAGTGTTTGCGACCGAAGTTTTTCAGAAAATCTATTAA
- a CDS encoding twin-arginine translocase TatA/TatE family subunit: MFQNIGIPGLILILVIALIIFGPSKLPEVGRAFGNTLKEFKKATSDLVNGDTDTKKSTTEAVKLQAEDTTQTKISS; this comes from the coding sequence ATGTTTCAAAATATCGGGATACCCGGCTTGATTCTTATTCTTGTCATTGCGTTAATCATTTTCGGTCCTTCAAAATTACCTGAAGTGGGCCGCGCATTTGGGAACACGTTAAAGGAATTTAAGAAAGCGACGAGTGACCTTGTTAATGGTGACACTGACACCAAAAAATCGACAACTGAGGCTGTGAAGCTTCAAGCAGAAGATACTACACAAACGAAGATTAGTAGTTAA
- a CDS encoding PadR family transcriptional regulator gives MSIRSQLLKGILDGCVLAVIEKEPVYGYELSQKLMKVGLSDVSEGTIYPILLRLQKNGLIRGEMRPSESGPNRKYYFLTEAGLEALTIITEEWNQISQPVGELLKGR, from the coding sequence ATGTCAATTAGAAGCCAATTGTTGAAAGGCATTTTAGACGGGTGTGTGTTGGCGGTCATTGAGAAGGAACCTGTGTACGGCTATGAGCTGTCACAAAAGCTTATGAAGGTCGGATTGTCAGATGTAAGCGAAGGAACGATTTATCCGATACTTCTGCGTCTCCAAAAAAATGGCCTCATACGAGGAGAAATGAGACCGTCTGAATCAGGACCGAACAGAAAGTATTATTTTCTAACAGAAGCAGGGCTAGAAGCGCTTACTATAATTACTGAAGAATGGAACCAAATCTCACAGCCAGTAGGCGAACTGTTGAAGGGAAGGTGA
- a CDS encoding DUF2642 domain-containing protein, with translation MNQQSPSFTSPIDPYVYQTLQGIVRAAVVVQTTQGTVTGLLTSVMPDHIVVESGGSSFFIRTQQIVWVIPRG, from the coding sequence ATGAATCAACAGTCACCATCGTTTACAAGTCCCATTGACCCTTACGTGTATCAAACATTGCAAGGAATTGTCAGAGCTGCTGTTGTGGTGCAAACCACACAAGGAACTGTAACAGGACTACTTACTTCTGTCATGCCTGATCATATTGTGGTTGAATCAGGAGGATCTTCATTTTTCATCCGCACTCAACAAATTGTTTGGGTTATTCCAAGAGGATAA
- a CDS encoding DUF1836 domain-containing protein, whose translation MEDVERLLESLTDMKHIELEDIPVIDLYMDQVMQLFDTKLATGEERVLTKTMINNYAKSGLLLPIKNKKYTKEHIILLSLINQLKGSLKINEIKKLLEELNQKIVNEELSLQDFYRYYLQLMNKNTAHFSRHLQTHMKEATELAAKKENLDSSYVDKVLLISSFAQMSNLYRQAAETLVSEIAEEK comes from the coding sequence ATGGAGGATGTTGAAAGGTTACTAGAGAGTTTGACGGATATGAAGCATATTGAGCTAGAGGATATACCGGTAATTGATTTATATATGGATCAGGTGATGCAGCTGTTTGATACCAAGCTGGCAACAGGTGAAGAAAGAGTACTAACTAAGACGATGATTAACAACTATGCGAAGTCTGGACTACTGCTACCGATTAAAAATAAAAAATATACGAAAGAACACATTATTCTTTTGAGCTTAATTAACCAATTAAAAGGAAGCTTAAAAATCAATGAAATTAAGAAGTTACTCGAGGAACTGAATCAAAAAATTGTAAACGAAGAATTGAGTTTACAAGACTTTTACCGCTACTACCTACAACTAATGAACAAAAATACGGCTCATTTCAGTCGTCATTTGCAAACACATATGAAGGAAGCAACCGAGCTAGCCGCCAAGAAAGAAAACCTAGATTCAAGCTATGTAGACAAAGTACTGCTGATTTCATCGTTCGCTCAAATGAGCAATTTGTACAGACAAGCAGCTGAAACGCTGGTGAGCGAGATAGCGGAAGAAAAATAG
- a CDS encoding VOC family protein: MKIIVTSIFVQDQEKALQFYTEKLGFVKKHDVPTGEFRWLSLVSPENPEGTELLLEPNQHPAAQEYQKKLFADGIPVTMFGVTDVHKEYERLQNLGVRFMMKPTNAGQVTVAVFDDTCGNYIQIAHNN; the protein is encoded by the coding sequence ATGAAGATTATTGTTACAAGCATTTTTGTACAAGATCAAGAAAAGGCACTTCAGTTTTATACGGAGAAGCTCGGTTTTGTCAAAAAGCATGACGTTCCTACAGGAGAATTTAGATGGCTTTCCCTTGTATCGCCGGAAAATCCTGAAGGTACCGAGCTATTACTTGAACCAAATCAACATCCAGCTGCACAGGAATATCAAAAGAAATTATTTGCTGACGGCATTCCCGTTACAATGTTTGGAGTAACAGATGTACATAAAGAGTATGAGCGGCTACAAAACTTGGGCGTACGCTTCATGATGAAGCCGACCAATGCTGGACAAGTAACGGTTGCGGTTTTCGACGATACATGTGGCAACTATATTCAAATTGCACACAACAATTAG
- a CDS encoding DUF1129 family protein — translation MNATTLIEQNNVKRKELTPENERYYSDMLIYIRLQLSLSELQSEEVLMEMLDHLLEGQEVGKSAKNIFGDDPKKFADVVIEQLPKEKKRAVVPFVGGIIGNIVGWILTIRGILLLVTLPFKEVETTVYPLSLIGLALVIAVFVMIAIIYILKLVQRSLFTEKKSTRVDTVKAGLAGALGMGAVLITARFLPEAGPSFDFSWLPSLVSGGVILIGMNVYKRIKQNKQKQGR, via the coding sequence ATGAATGCGACAACATTAATTGAACAAAACAATGTGAAAAGAAAAGAACTGACTCCAGAAAATGAACGCTATTATAGTGACATGCTTATTTACATTCGGCTACAACTAAGCCTGTCAGAGCTGCAATCTGAGGAAGTCTTAATGGAAATGTTAGACCATTTACTCGAAGGACAAGAAGTGGGGAAAAGCGCTAAAAACATCTTTGGTGATGATCCGAAAAAATTTGCAGATGTGGTGATCGAACAGCTACCAAAGGAGAAGAAGCGAGCGGTGGTTCCGTTTGTAGGAGGAATCATTGGAAATATTGTTGGGTGGATTTTAACAATTAGAGGGATTTTATTGCTCGTTACGTTACCCTTCAAAGAAGTAGAAACAACGGTGTATCCACTTTCTCTAATAGGGCTCGCACTCGTAATTGCCGTGTTTGTAATGATAGCCATTATCTATATTTTAAAGCTTGTCCAACGATCTTTATTCACGGAAAAAAAGAGCACTCGTGTAGATACGGTCAAAGCCGGCCTGGCAGGAGCACTGGGTATGGGTGCGGTATTGATTACGGCTAGATTTCTACCAGAAGCGGGTCCATCCTTTGACTTTTCATGGCTGCCATCCTTGGTGTCGGGTGGAGTTATTCTGATCGGGATGAATGTGTATAAAAGAATTAAGCAAAACAAGCAAAAGCAAGGGAGGTAA